One segment of Virgibacillus doumboii DNA contains the following:
- a CDS encoding AbrB/MazE/SpoVT family DNA-binding domain-containing protein, whose protein sequence is MKSTGIVRKVDELGRVVIPIELRRTLDVHEKDALEIYVDNDKIVLKKYKPNMTCQITGDTSDENMSLANGKIVLSPEGAQELINEIQSRQTNK, encoded by the coding sequence ATGAAATCTACTGGAATTGTACGCAAGGTTGATGAACTTGGAAGAGTAGTTATTCCAATTGAGTTACGCCGTACACTTGATGTTCATGAAAAAGATGCTTTGGAGATTTACGTTGATAATGACAAAATTGTATTGAAAAAATACAAGCCAAATATGACTTGTCAAATTACCGGGGATACATCAGATGAAAATATGTCATTAGCGAATGGTAAAATTGTTCTTAGCCCCGAGGGAGCACAAGAACTCATCAATGAAATCCAATCGCGACAAACTAATAAGTGA